A window of Tripterygium wilfordii isolate XIE 37 chromosome 7, ASM1340144v1, whole genome shotgun sequence contains these coding sequences:
- the LOC120001516 gene encoding fatty acyl-CoA reductase 3-like, which translates to MENIGSILQFLENNTILVTGAAGFLAKIFVEKILRVQPNVKKLYLLLRAPDAKSASLRFHNEVIGKDLFKVLKEKCGANLNTLIAEKVTLVRGDICYEDLSVEDSDLRQEMLNDLDVIVNLAATTNFDERYDVALGINTLGARHVLNFAKKCVKVKVLVHVSTAYVCGERAGLIQEKAYKMGETLNGVSGLDINEEKRVIEETLTQLQAEGAKEDEITQAMKDLGIQRARNYGWPNTYVFTKAMGEMIVGHQKENLSVVILRPTIITSTYKEPFPGWAEGVRTIDSLAIGYAKGRLPCFVGDVTSIVDAIPADMVVNSIIVAMVAHANRACDHEVVYQVGSSARNPLRYSNIQDYGLRYFTKKPWIGKDGKPIKVGKLKVLSDMSSFRRYMDIRYLLLLKGLEVANTAFCRFFQGVYSDLNRKITYVIRLVELYKPYLFFHGVFEDVNTEKLRLGGRENGVGVETETFYFDPNCIDWEDYFMNTHIPGVVKHVFK; encoded by the exons ATGGAGAATATTGGAAGTATTTTACAGTTCCTTGAAAACAATACTATTTTGGTCACTGGTGCAGCTGGCTTTCTAGCAAAAA TTTTTGTGGAGAAGATATTGAGGGTTCAACCAAATGTGAAGAAGCTTTATCTTCTATTAAGAGCTCCAGACGCTAAGTCTGCCTCACTGCGCTTCCATAATGAG GTTATTGGGAAGGACTTGTTTAAAGTTCTAAAGGAAAAATGTGGAGCAAATTTGAATACCCTTATTGCAGAAAAAGTTACTCTTGTACGTGGAGATATATGTTATGAGGATTTGAGTGTGGAAGATTCTGATTTAAGACAAGAAATGTTGAATGATTTGGATGTTATCGTTAACCTAGCAGCAACAACCAACTTTGATGAAAg GTATGATGTTGCACTTGGCATTAACACTCTGGGAGCCAGGCATGTTTTGAACTTCGCAAAGAAGTGTGTCAAAGTAAAAGTACTTGTCCATGTCTCCACAG CATATGTGTGTGGAGAAAGGGCAGGACTCATACAAGAGAAGGCATACAAAATGGGAGAAACACTCAATGGTGTCTCCGGATTAGATATTAATGAAGAGAAGAGAGTGATTGAGGAGACACTGACCCAACTCCAAGCTGAGGGAGCCAAAGAAGACGAAATTACGCAAGCCATGAAAGATTTAGGCATCCAAAG GGCAAGGAATTATGGATGGCCCAACACATATGTGTTTACAAAGGCAATGGGAGAGATGATAGTGGGGCACCAAAAGGAGAATCTATCAGTAGTCATTCTACGACCGACCATTATAACCAGTACTTACAAGGAACCGTTCCCTGGCTGGGCTGAAGGTGTCAGAACCATTGATAGTTTAGCTATTGGTTATGCTAAAGGAAGATTACCATGCTTCGTTGGTGATGTAACATCAATTGTTGACGCG ATACCAGCAGACATGGTGGTTAATTCCATAATAGTGGCAATGGTGGCTCATGCAAATCGAGCTTGTGACCATGAAGTTGTATACCAAGTGGGATCCTCCGCAAGGAATCCTCTGAGATACTCTAATATTCAAGACTACGGTCTTCGCTATTTCACCAAGAAACCATGGATTGGTAAGGATGGAAAGCCAATCAAGGTTGGCAAGCTTAAAGTACTAAGCGATATGAGTAGCTTCCGCAGATACATGGACATCCGCTACCTGCTATTGCTAAAG GGactagaagtggcaaatacggcCTTCTGTCGCTTCTTTCAGGGTGTTTACAGTGATCTCAACAGGAAGATCACATATGTGATTCGTTTGGTTGAACTCTACAAACCCTATTTGTTCTTCCACGGGGT ATTTGAAGACGTGAACACTGAGAAGTTGAGATTGGGAGGTAGAGAGAATGGTGTTGGTGTGGAGACAGAAACGTTTTACTTTGATCCAAACTGCATTGATTGGGAAGATTACTTCATGAATACTCACATTCCTGGAGTTGTCAAACATGTCTTTAAATGA
- the LOC120001514 gene encoding protein HIRA-like isoform X1 yields MIAEKPSWIRHEGMQIFSIDIQPGGVRFATGGGDHKVRIWNMKSVDKGLENGDSSQRLLATLRDHFGSVNCVRWAKHGRYVASGSDDQAILIHERKPGSGTTEFGSGEAPDIENWKVSMTLRGHTADVVDLNWSPDDAILASGSLDNSVHIWNMSNGICTAVLRGHSSLVKGVTWDPIGSFLASQSDDKTVIIWRTSDWSLVHRTDGHWAKSLGSTFFRRLGWSPCGHFITTTHGFQKPRHSAPVLERGEWAATFDFLGHNAPVIVVKFNHSMFRRNFAIAPEVKVAPVGWANGSSKLGGKESQPYNVIAIGSQDRTITVWTTGSPRPLFVAKHFFTQSVVDLSWSPDGYSLFACSLDGTVATFHFELKELGHRLSDAELDELKRSRYGDIRGRQANLAESPAQLLLEAASVKQSTSKRKVSDGQHTQIQAKSSVVLGVTTKASDPKVDNVKKDVGGASGDGLNKSAPSTRISSPVKQREYRRPDGRKRIIPEAVGVPVRPENIDVGAQSVALNNPCATSDQGKEDNRMVLGDGMREGSVRGMASKSSDWKERSGITAKATITESLTIEKVSVSGRDGSINVELAGSVKAAGSTLSIRVFDKKEGVDTIPISLEARPREHTVSDIFGVGNMSMMKETEISCIRGDQTLWYDRISGKVTVLAGNVNFWAVGCDDGCLQVYTKCGRRALPSMMLGSAATLIDCDESWKLLVVTRKGSLYLWDLLNGKCLLHDSLAPLITLDPNSSSKGTIKVIAAKLSKSGAPLVVLATRHAFLFDLNLMCWLRVADDCFPAANFSSSLNFDSSQSGELAALQVDVRKYLARKPGWSRATDDGVQTHAHLEAQLASALALESPNEYRQCLLSYIRFLVREADESRLREVCESFLGPPTGMAEASSLDSKNLAWDPCLLGIRKHELLREYILPAMASNRKVQRLLNEFIDILSEYDGSETNVDQKNPSPPAPLQAVTDPSDTAPAVNQVDHSPRAAEPKKSGLPVADQLNSAPTATAHKDSATCAPDLTNFTPTSTDNDVLMESSVKSKADLVPATTDTGGP; encoded by the exons ATGATTGCAGAGAAACCCAGTTGGATTCGGCATGAAGGAATGCAGATTTTCTCCATCGACATTCAGCCTGGTGGGGTTAGGTTTGCTACTGGCGGAGGTGACCATAAG GTTCGAATATGGAATATGAAATCTGTTGACAAGGGGCTAGAAAATGGTGATTCATCACAAAGGCTTCTTGCAACCCTTCGTGATCACTTTGGATCTGTCAACTGTGTTAGATGGGCTAAGCATGGTAGATATGTTGCATCCGGATCTGATGATCAGGCTATTTTAATTCATGAGAGGAAGCCTGGTTCAGGAACTACAGAGTTTGGCAGTGGAGAGGCCCCAGATATTGAAAATTGGAAAGTTTCAATGACTCTAAGAGGCCACACCGCAGATGTG GTGGATCTTAATTGGTCTCCAGATGATGCAATATTAGCTAGTGGGAGTTTGGATAATTCTGTACACATCTGGAATATGAGCAATGGCATCTGCACTGCAGTTCTGAGGGGTCACTCTAGCCTGGTTAAAGGAGTTACTTGGGATCCCATTGGGTCCTTTTTAGCGAGTCAATCTGACGATAAGACTGTCATTATATGGCGAACAAGTGACTGGAGTCTTGTTCACAGGACGGATGGACACTGGGCAAAATCA CTTGGATCCACGTTTTTTAGGCGGCTTGGATGGTCCCCATGTGGCCATTTTATAACTACCACCCATGGCTTTCAGAAGCCAAGGCACTCTGCCCCTGTTCTGGAGAGAGGGGAATGGGCAGCCACTTTTGACTTCTTAGGGCATAACGCCCCAGTCATTGTGGTGAAGTTCAATCATTCAATGTTTAGAAGAAATTTTGCTATTGCTCCAGAAGTAAAAGTTGCTCCTGTTGGGTGGGCTAATGGGTCTTCCAAGCTTGGAGGGAAAGAATCACAGCCATACAATGTTATTGCTATTGGAAGTCAGGATCGCACGATAACTGTATGGACGACTGGAAGTCCGCGTCCTTTATTTGTGGCCAAGCATTTCTTTACTCAAAGTGTTGTGGACTTATCCTG GAGTCCAGATGGGTATTCATTGTTTGCATGTTCTTTGGATGGGACGGTGGCTACTTTTCATTTTGAGCTGAAAGAACTTGGTCACAGGCTAAGTGATGCTGAACTTGATGAGCTAAAGAGAAGTCGTTATGGCGATATAAGAGGTCGACAGGCAAACTTAGCCGAGAGTCCTGCACAGTTATTGCTTGAAGCAGCTTCAGTTAAGCAAAGCACTAGCAAAAGAAAAGTTTCAGACGGTCAACATACCCAGATACAGGCAAAATCTTCTGTTGTTTTGGGTGTTACAACAAAAGCTTCTGATCCCAAAGTTGATAATGTGAAGAAGGATGTGGGAGGAGCTTCTGGCGATGGATTAAATAAATCAGCACCTTCTACCAGAATTTCTAGTCCTGTGAAGCAACGGGAATACCGGCGTCCTGATGGCAGAAAGAGGATCATTCCAGAAGCAGTAGGAGTGCCTGTTCGGCCAGAAAATATTGATGTTGGTGCTCAATCTGTAGCACTTAATAACCCTTGTGCAACCTCTGATCAGGGGAAGGAAGACAATAGAATGGTTCTTGGTGATGGCATGAGAGAAGGTTCTGTCAGGGGaatggcttccaagagttctgATTGGAAGGAGCGTTCTGGGATCACTGCTAAAGCTACCATCACTGAGAGCCTTACAATTGAGAAGGTATCAGTTTCTGGCAGAGatggaagcatcaatgtagagctGGCTGGAAGTGTAAAGGCTGCTGGTTCAACACTTTCAATAagagtatttgataagaaagaAGGGGTTGATACAATCCCGATTAGTTTGGAAGCTCGTCCTAGGGAGCATACTGTAAGTGACATTTTTGGCGTGGGAAATATGAGCATGATGAAAGAGACAGAGATTTCTTGTATCCGAGGGGATCAAACCCTTTGGTATGACAGGATATCAGGGAAAGTCACTGTGTTAGCTGGAAATGTAAATTTTTGGGCTGTTGGGTGCGATGATGGATGTTTGCAG GTTTACACCAAGTGTGGGAGACGTGCCTTGCCAAGCATGATGTTGGGTTCTGCAGCTACCTTAATTGACTGTGATGAGTCATGGAAGTTATTAGTGGTTACAAGGAAGGGATCCCTCTATCTTTGGGATCTATTGAATGGGAAATGTCTTCTTCATGACTCGTTGGCACCTTTAATTACTCTAGACCCAAACTCGTCTAGCAAAG GCACTATCAAAGTTATTGCTGCGAAGTTATCAAAATCTGGCGCTCCTCTTGTTGTTCTGGCCACACGCCATGCTTTCCTTTTTGATCTGAACCTCATGTGTTGGCTGAGGGTTGCAGATGACTGCTTCCCTGCAGCAAATTTTTCTAGCTCCTTGAATTTTGACTCCAGTCAAAGTGGTGAGCTGGCTGCACTGCAGGTTGATGTTAGGAAATATTTAGCCAGAAAGCCTGGTTGGAGCAG GGCGACTGATGATGGCGTGCAGACACATGCTCATTTGGAGGCTCAATTGGCTTCCGCTCTGGCTTTGGAGTCTCCTAATGAATATCGCCAGTGCCTTTTATCATATATACGCTTCCTTGTGAG AGAAGCTGATGAGTCTCGTCTAAGAGAAGTATGTGAGAGTTTTCTTGGACCTCCAACTGGGATGGCTGAAGCCTCATCGTTAGATTCGAAAAATTTGGCTTGGGATCCTTGTTTGCTT GGAATTAGAAAACACGAGCTTCTAAGAGAATATATTCTTCCAGCAATGGCATCAAATCGGAAAGTCCAGCGTTTGCTCAACGAGTTTATAGATATCCTGTCCGAATATGATGGTTCTGAAACTAATGTGGACCAAAAGAATCCTTCCCCACCGGCTCCATTGCAAGCAGTGACAGATCCAAGTGACACTGCACCTGCAGTGAATCAAGTAGATCACTCCCCACGGGCAGCAGAACCAAAGAAATCTGGATTACCTGTTGCTGATCAATTGAACTCTGCCCCAACAGCTACAGCCCACAAAGACTCTGCCACCTGCGCTCCTGATCTTACTAATTTTACTCCAACGTCCACTGATAATGATGTACTCATGGAGTCGTCAGTGAAATCGAAGGCTGATCTTGTCCCAGCAACTACAGATACTGGAGGACCCTGA
- the LOC120001514 gene encoding protein HIRA-like isoform X2: MSNGICTAVLRGHSSLVKGVTWDPIGSFLASQSDDKTVIIWRTSDWSLVHRTDGHWAKSLGSTFFRRLGWSPCGHFITTTHGFQKPRHSAPVLERGEWAATFDFLGHNAPVIVVKFNHSMFRRNFAIAPEVKVAPVGWANGSSKLGGKESQPYNVIAIGSQDRTITVWTTGSPRPLFVAKHFFTQSVVDLSWSPDGYSLFACSLDGTVATFHFELKELGHRLSDAELDELKRSRYGDIRGRQANLAESPAQLLLEAASVKQSTSKRKVSDGQHTQIQAKSSVVLGVTTKASDPKVDNVKKDVGGASGDGLNKSAPSTRISSPVKQREYRRPDGRKRIIPEAVGVPVRPENIDVGAQSVALNNPCATSDQGKEDNRMVLGDGMREGSVRGMASKSSDWKERSGITAKATITESLTIEKVSVSGRDGSINVELAGSVKAAGSTLSIRVFDKKEGVDTIPISLEARPREHTVSDIFGVGNMSMMKETEISCIRGDQTLWYDRISGKVTVLAGNVNFWAVGCDDGCLQVYTKCGRRALPSMMLGSAATLIDCDESWKLLVVTRKGSLYLWDLLNGKCLLHDSLAPLITLDPNSSSKGTIKVIAAKLSKSGAPLVVLATRHAFLFDLNLMCWLRVADDCFPAANFSSSLNFDSSQSGELAALQVDVRKYLARKPGWSRATDDGVQTHAHLEAQLASALALESPNEYRQCLLSYIRFLVREADESRLREVCESFLGPPTGMAEASSLDSKNLAWDPCLLGIRKHELLREYILPAMASNRKVQRLLNEFIDILSEYDGSETNVDQKNPSPPAPLQAVTDPSDTAPAVNQVDHSPRAAEPKKSGLPVADQLNSAPTATAHKDSATCAPDLTNFTPTSTDNDVLMESSVKSKADLVPATTDTGGP, from the exons ATGAGCAATGGCATCTGCACTGCAGTTCTGAGGGGTCACTCTAGCCTGGTTAAAGGAGTTACTTGGGATCCCATTGGGTCCTTTTTAGCGAGTCAATCTGACGATAAGACTGTCATTATATGGCGAACAAGTGACTGGAGTCTTGTTCACAGGACGGATGGACACTGGGCAAAATCA CTTGGATCCACGTTTTTTAGGCGGCTTGGATGGTCCCCATGTGGCCATTTTATAACTACCACCCATGGCTTTCAGAAGCCAAGGCACTCTGCCCCTGTTCTGGAGAGAGGGGAATGGGCAGCCACTTTTGACTTCTTAGGGCATAACGCCCCAGTCATTGTGGTGAAGTTCAATCATTCAATGTTTAGAAGAAATTTTGCTATTGCTCCAGAAGTAAAAGTTGCTCCTGTTGGGTGGGCTAATGGGTCTTCCAAGCTTGGAGGGAAAGAATCACAGCCATACAATGTTATTGCTATTGGAAGTCAGGATCGCACGATAACTGTATGGACGACTGGAAGTCCGCGTCCTTTATTTGTGGCCAAGCATTTCTTTACTCAAAGTGTTGTGGACTTATCCTG GAGTCCAGATGGGTATTCATTGTTTGCATGTTCTTTGGATGGGACGGTGGCTACTTTTCATTTTGAGCTGAAAGAACTTGGTCACAGGCTAAGTGATGCTGAACTTGATGAGCTAAAGAGAAGTCGTTATGGCGATATAAGAGGTCGACAGGCAAACTTAGCCGAGAGTCCTGCACAGTTATTGCTTGAAGCAGCTTCAGTTAAGCAAAGCACTAGCAAAAGAAAAGTTTCAGACGGTCAACATACCCAGATACAGGCAAAATCTTCTGTTGTTTTGGGTGTTACAACAAAAGCTTCTGATCCCAAAGTTGATAATGTGAAGAAGGATGTGGGAGGAGCTTCTGGCGATGGATTAAATAAATCAGCACCTTCTACCAGAATTTCTAGTCCTGTGAAGCAACGGGAATACCGGCGTCCTGATGGCAGAAAGAGGATCATTCCAGAAGCAGTAGGAGTGCCTGTTCGGCCAGAAAATATTGATGTTGGTGCTCAATCTGTAGCACTTAATAACCCTTGTGCAACCTCTGATCAGGGGAAGGAAGACAATAGAATGGTTCTTGGTGATGGCATGAGAGAAGGTTCTGTCAGGGGaatggcttccaagagttctgATTGGAAGGAGCGTTCTGGGATCACTGCTAAAGCTACCATCACTGAGAGCCTTACAATTGAGAAGGTATCAGTTTCTGGCAGAGatggaagcatcaatgtagagctGGCTGGAAGTGTAAAGGCTGCTGGTTCAACACTTTCAATAagagtatttgataagaaagaAGGGGTTGATACAATCCCGATTAGTTTGGAAGCTCGTCCTAGGGAGCATACTGTAAGTGACATTTTTGGCGTGGGAAATATGAGCATGATGAAAGAGACAGAGATTTCTTGTATCCGAGGGGATCAAACCCTTTGGTATGACAGGATATCAGGGAAAGTCACTGTGTTAGCTGGAAATGTAAATTTTTGGGCTGTTGGGTGCGATGATGGATGTTTGCAG GTTTACACCAAGTGTGGGAGACGTGCCTTGCCAAGCATGATGTTGGGTTCTGCAGCTACCTTAATTGACTGTGATGAGTCATGGAAGTTATTAGTGGTTACAAGGAAGGGATCCCTCTATCTTTGGGATCTATTGAATGGGAAATGTCTTCTTCATGACTCGTTGGCACCTTTAATTACTCTAGACCCAAACTCGTCTAGCAAAG GCACTATCAAAGTTATTGCTGCGAAGTTATCAAAATCTGGCGCTCCTCTTGTTGTTCTGGCCACACGCCATGCTTTCCTTTTTGATCTGAACCTCATGTGTTGGCTGAGGGTTGCAGATGACTGCTTCCCTGCAGCAAATTTTTCTAGCTCCTTGAATTTTGACTCCAGTCAAAGTGGTGAGCTGGCTGCACTGCAGGTTGATGTTAGGAAATATTTAGCCAGAAAGCCTGGTTGGAGCAG GGCGACTGATGATGGCGTGCAGACACATGCTCATTTGGAGGCTCAATTGGCTTCCGCTCTGGCTTTGGAGTCTCCTAATGAATATCGCCAGTGCCTTTTATCATATATACGCTTCCTTGTGAG AGAAGCTGATGAGTCTCGTCTAAGAGAAGTATGTGAGAGTTTTCTTGGACCTCCAACTGGGATGGCTGAAGCCTCATCGTTAGATTCGAAAAATTTGGCTTGGGATCCTTGTTTGCTT GGAATTAGAAAACACGAGCTTCTAAGAGAATATATTCTTCCAGCAATGGCATCAAATCGGAAAGTCCAGCGTTTGCTCAACGAGTTTATAGATATCCTGTCCGAATATGATGGTTCTGAAACTAATGTGGACCAAAAGAATCCTTCCCCACCGGCTCCATTGCAAGCAGTGACAGATCCAAGTGACACTGCACCTGCAGTGAATCAAGTAGATCACTCCCCACGGGCAGCAGAACCAAAGAAATCTGGATTACCTGTTGCTGATCAATTGAACTCTGCCCCAACAGCTACAGCCCACAAAGACTCTGCCACCTGCGCTCCTGATCTTACTAATTTTACTCCAACGTCCACTGATAATGATGTACTCATGGAGTCGTCAGTGAAATCGAAGGCTGATCTTGTCCCAGCAACTACAGATACTGGAGGACCCTGA
- the LOC120001515 gene encoding pentatricopeptide repeat-containing protein At2g27610, whose product MTLYLSFRAIKKSQPPHILKSPLVCLPYRTCSPLSQCTGVFRIATQSAHDLFDRSSQENISQYNQLLFDLSRDSRNNEAINLFLTIRQLGLAVEQSTISCILKVCGYLFDKCTVGRQVHCYCIKCGLIKDVSVGTALVNMYMKKESVEDGRRFFDEMGERNVVTWTSLLAGYVQNGMSGMVLELFDIMQMEGIKPNPFTFAAILGALADKGMVERGVRVHAMVVKNGFDATRFVCNSLINMYLKSGMVRDARAVFDGMLDRDAVTWNGVITGYAMNGLDLEALDMFYCMRLAGIKLTLMTFAPVIKICANIKEMGFARQLHCQVLQIGFEFDRNIRTALMVAYSKCSEIDDAFKLFSMMYEIRNVVSWTAMISGYLRNGGAEKAALLFCQMSREGIQPNDFTYSTILAAQPTISPFQIHVQVIKSNYEKSPTVGTALLDAYVKLGNIDEAAKVFEHIGEKDIVAWSAMVSGFAQIGDIESAVKMFIQLMREKVKPNEFTFSSVINASSALTATVEQGKLFHACSIKLRLNNALCVSSALVTMYAKRGNIESANEVFQRQGDRDLVSWNSMIFGYAQHGQGKMALKVFKDMQRQNLEMDAVTFIGVISACTHAGLVDEGQMYFNMMVKDQQIEPTMEIYSCMVDLYSRAGMLEKAMDVINGMPFPAGPTVWLSLLAACRVHRNLELGKLAAEKLLSYQPQDSAAYVLLSNLYAATGDWQGRAKVRKLMELRKVKKVAGYSWIDVKNKTHSFLAGDFSHPQSDQIYSKLEELTSRLKDAGHQPDTNYVLQDVEEEHKETILSHHSERLAIAFGLIATPPGTPLQIVKNLRVCGDCHSVIKLISMIEGRYIVVRDSNRFHHFKEGLCSCGDYW is encoded by the coding sequence ATGACTCTATACCTCTCTTTCAGAGCTATAAAAAAATCCCAACCACCGCATATACTCAAAAGCCCATTGGTTTGTCTTCCATACCGCACTTGTTCACCTCTCTCTCAATGCACTGGAGTTTTCCGAATCGCCACTCAGTCTGCACATGACCTGTTCGACAGAAGTTCTCAAGAaaacatctcccaatataatcaATTGCTTTTTGACCTCTCTCGTGATTCCCGCAATAACGAAGCTATTAACCTCTTTTTGACCATTCGACAATTGGGTTTGGCAGTTGAACAGTCGACCATTTCTTGTATTTTGAAGGTCTGTGGCTACTTGTTTGATAAGTGCACTGTTGGTAGACAAGTGCATTGCTATTGTATAAAATGTGGCCTTATTAAGGATGTTAGTGTTGGCACTGCTCTTGTTAACATGTATATGAAGAAGGAGAGTGTTGAGGATGGGAGGAGATTTTTTGATGAAATGGGGGAGAGGAATGTTGTGACATGGACTTCATTACTTGCAGGTTATGTACAGAATGGAATGAGTGGCATGGTATTAGAATTGTTCGATATAATGCAAATGGAGGGTATTAAGCCTAATCCCTTCACATTTGCCGCCATTCTTGGAGCTTTAGCAGACAAAGGGATGGTTGAAAGGGGTGTTCGAGTTCATGCCATGGTAGTAAAGAACGGGTTTGATGCAACTAGGTTCGTTTGCAATTCTTTAATTAATATGTATTTGAAGTCGGGAATGGTTAGAGATGCTAGAGCTGTTTTTGATGGAATGTTGGATAGAGATGCTGTTACATGGAATGGTGTCATTACTGGTTATGCAATGAATGGGCTTGATTTGGAAGCTTTGGATATGTTTTACTGCATGAGACTTGCTGGCATAAAGCTTACACTGATGACTTTTGCCCCTGTTATTAAAATATGCGCTAACATTAAAGAAATGGGCTTTGCAAGGCAACTTCATTGTCAGGTGTTACAGATTGGTTTTGAATTTGATCGCAATATTAGAACGGCACTCATGGTAGCCTACTCTAAGTGCAGTGAAATAGATGATGCTTTTAAACTGTTTTCCATGATGTATGAAATTCGAAATGTGGTGTCATGGACTGCCATGATAAGTGGATACTTGCGGAATGGTGGCGCTGAAAAAGCAGctcttttgttttgtcaaaTGAGCAGAGAAGGAATCCAGCCTAATGATTTTACTTATTCTACCATCCTTGCAGCTCAACCCACCATTTCTCCATTCCAAATACATGTGCAGGTCATCAAAAGTAATTACGAGAAGTCTCCCACAGTTGGAACTGCTCTTTTAGATGCTTATGTCAAATTAGGGAACATTGATGAAGCTGCGAAAGTTTTTGAACATATTGGTGAGAAGGACATTGTTGCATGGTCGGCAATGGTTTCTGGATTTGCTCAAATAGGAGACATCGAGAGTGCTGTTAAGATGTTCATCCAGTTAATGAGGGAAAAGGTCAAACCTAATGAGTTTACATTCTCTAGTGTCATAAATGCCTCTTCTGCACTAACAGCAACTGTAGAACAAGGAAAACTGTTTCATGCATGCTCTATAAAATTACGTCTAAATAATGCTTTATGTGTCAGTAGTGCTCTTGTCACCATGTACGCAAAGAGGGGGAATATCGAGAGTGCCAATGAAGTTTTTCAGAGGCAAGGGGACAGAGACCTAGTTTCCTGGAATTCAATGATTTTTGGTTATGCACAACACGGTCAAGGGAAGATGGCCCTTAAGGTATTCAAGGACATGCAAAGACAGAACTTAGAAATGGATGCTGTAACTTTCATTGGCGTCATATCTGCCTGCACTCACGCTGGACTAGTGGATGAAGGGCAAATGTACTTCAACATGATGGTGAAGGATCAGCAGATTGAGCCAACAATGGAGATTTATTCTTGCATGGTTGATCTATATAGCAGGGCTGGAATGCTTGAAAAGGCCATGGACGTCATAAATGGGATGCCATTTCCTGCTGGTCCAACTGTGTGGCTAAGTCTTTTGGCTGCCTGCCGTGTTCATCGCAATTTAGAGCTGGGTAAACTTGCAGCAGAAAAACTGCTATCATATCAGCCGCAAGACTCAGCTGCATATGTTCTTCTATCCAATCTTTACGCTGCAACAGGAGATTGGCAAGGGAGGGCCAAAGTGAGGAAATTGATGGAACTGAGAAAAGTGAAAAAAGTAGCTGGGTACAGCTGGATTGATGTTAAAAACAAGACCCACTCCTTTTTGGCGGGTGATTTCTCGCATCCTCAATCAGatcaaatttattcaaaactTGAAGAGTTAACTAGCAGATTGAAAGATGCAGGTCATCAACCTGATACAAACTATGTCCTTCAGGACGTTGAAGAGGAACACAAGGAGACTATTCTTTCTCATCACAGCGAGAGACTGGCAATTGCTTTTGGATTGATTGCTACACCTCCAGGGACTCCACTTCAGATTGTTAAGAATCTCAGGGTCTGTGGAGACTGTCATAGTGTTATCAAGCTAATATCGATGATTGAAGGGAGGTATATTGTTGTCAGGGATTCAAATCGATTCCATCACTTTAAGGAAGGGTTATGCTCTTGTGGAGACTACTGGTAA